In Microvirga sp. 17 mud 1-3, the genomic window AATCTCAGGGATATTCTCCGTCCTCGTCGATGGAGATGATCACAACGATCCTGTGGCTGACAGTATCCGCGGGACGCTCGATGGTCATATTGTTTTGGATCGAGCGATTGCTGATCAGGGACGGTATCCAGCGATCAACGTGCTTGGCTCCATTTCACGCCTGTCCGAACATGTATGGTCATCCGAGCAAAAGGAACTCGTTCGACGATTGCGGACGCTGATTTCCCGCTACGAGGATACGCGCGACCTGCGACTAATGGGCGGCTACCAAGCCGGGAGTGACACGGAACTCGACCAAGCTGTCGTCCTCGTTCCTAGAATATATGAGGCATTGCGTCAGGATCCCTCCATGCCTCCCAGCGGAGACGCATTCATGGAACTCGCTCAGCTTTTGCGTCAGTAGAACAGTACTGACTGCCAGAGTGATTGGGTGGATGTAAAAACTGCAAAGCCAGCCTCACACAAGCCATTCGCCTTTTACTGAGTGGGCGACTTTTACCTTTTGGAGCCTAGCATGAGTCTCTATGGCGTTCTCCGCACTGGCGTTTCTGGTATGAATGCCCAGTCCAACAAGCTCGGGACAGTTGCCGAGAACATTCAGAACGCAAGCACGACGGGCTACAAGCGCTCCTCGACAGAGTTCTCATCGCTCATTTTGTCTTCGGGTAAGGGCGCATACAATTCCGGTGCCGTGACCACCACTGTCCGTTACTCGATCGGGGACCAGGGGCCGATTTCGTATACGACATCGGGAAGTGATCTGGCGATTTCGGGAAACGGATTCTTCGTAGTGTCAGACGGGGCCGGGACACCATATCTGACCCGAGCAGGAAACTTCGTTGTCGATGGACCGTCCGGGAATTTGTACAACGCTGCTGGCTTTAAGCTCATGGGCTACAATCTGTCCAAGGGGGATCCCTCGGTAGCGCTAAACAGTCTGGACGGGTTGGAGCCGGTCAATATTTCTTCGATGGCGATGCAGGCTCGCCCCTCTCGCACTGGATCCATTACAGGCAACCTGCCGTTTGATGCGACAGCCGTCGCTGCTGGGACCAGTCCCGGGGCTGGCGGAGCCGCATATACAAAGAAGTCGTCCCTTGTGACATATGATAATGTCGGCAACAAGGTGAAGCTCGACATCTACATGACTAAGATTGCAGATGCGGATCCTCTTGCTACCCCCCCAACAAGCGGGCAATGGGAAGTATCTGTCTTCGATTCTTCGGCGACTCCGACGCTGCCTGGAACGCCGATTACAAGTGCCACAGGAACGTTGACCTTTGACGCAATGGGGCAACTGACTGGGACGGACACGCTATCGTTTGACATACCCAACGGTCAGGCGGGATTTTCTCTTAGCATGAAGGGTATGACTCAGCTTGCAGGGGAGTATGACGTCGAGGGCGCCGCCGACGGAAAT contains:
- a CDS encoding flagellar hook protein FlgE, whose amino-acid sequence is MSLYGVLRTGVSGMNAQSNKLGTVAENIQNASTTGYKRSSTEFSSLILSSGKGAYNSGAVTTTVRYSIGDQGPISYTTSGSDLAISGNGFFVVSDGAGTPYLTRAGNFVVDGPSGNLYNAAGFKLMGYNLSKGDPSVALNSLDGLEPVNISSMAMQARPSRTGSITGNLPFDATAVAAGTSPGAGGAAYTKKSSLVTYDNVGNKVKLDIYMTKIADADPLATPPTSGQWEVSVFDSSATPTLPGTPITSATGTLTFDAMGQLTGTDTLSFDIPNGQAGFSLSMKGMTQLAGEYDVEGAADGNAPTAVKGAEFGPDGTIFAVYEDGTRIKAYKIPIADVPSPDNLTPRAGNIYEASIDSGGIQVGFAGQGGRGTIAVGALEQSNVDIGTELTAMIEAQTGYTANSKVFQTGSELLDVLMNLKR